The sequence below is a genomic window from Dyadobacter chenwenxiniae.
ATCCACACGAATTGTCAAAAAGGCTTCAGTTATTCCGCCTTCATCGTCGATTCCCTTCACCTGGATCCGGTAATCGCCCAATGTTGTTGGCCTGCCTCTTAACTGGCCATTTTCGAAACGTAACCAGCCTGGCAAAGCGCCTACTTCCATTTTTGCGATCGTTCCGTCGACGTCCGAAAATGTATCGATCGGCAATTTGTAGGCAAAATCTTTGTTTACCGCAACGATCTGCATCGGCACCGGCCGGAACACATATGGAGGATAATTGGCTGCGTCGTTCCAATACTCAGGCGCAAGAATATCCTCCTGCAAGCCAATCCAAACTGGTTTTGGGTTCGCAGGATCGGCATAAGCGCGTTTTCTCCACTCATCAAAAATAACATTGATCGGCCCTCCTTTTTCCACGGCCGCCGAAAGTCTGTAACGCACGGAATCGGTGTATACAATAGGCTTCATAGCCTGACCAAGCCACGTTTGTGCGGCCTGCCGGAGAAATGGCTCGGCTCTGTTCATCGTGTTTTGAACAGAAGCCACAACTGCAACGACATTCGCGCCGTGCGCAAAATTCTCATTGATCTGCCTCAAATGCGCATTGTTATCAACCGAGGCGTTGATAAACAGCTCATTAGCTGCTATGAAGTTGGGAGGAGATGAACTTTTAATGATGTCAACTGACCACCGGTGATCACTGGCCAGATCATCATTAATTTTAATGCCATCCGATTTTTCATTTAAACTTCTGAAACCCAGCGTACCGCGTACACTGGAAGGTTTGTCGAAAACGGAGCCATAATCGGATACAAACTTTATATTCGGGTCAACTGACTTCACTGTGGAGATCATTTGCTCGGTGTAGCGTTTCAGGATGAGGTGCCGGTAAATGTACCAGTCTTTTCCGGCACGCTGGCGGAATGTCTCGCCTGGTTCCCAAGGCGTTGCTGGTGGAAGCACTTCTTCATAGCTCTTATGCTCGACGCCCCATAGATAATTAAGCCGTTGCAGTTTTTTATAATGTGTTTTCAAAAATTCGCGAAAGCCAGAGATCATCGATCTGGAATAATCGTAAATCGCAGCACTTTCCTTGCCGTTTTCTATCAATCCACCCGGATATTCACCTTCCTGCGTTCCGGTGTTGGTAATGGAGATAAAAAGGAGCTGCTTATTGGTATGAAGATGCTTGTAACGCGTAACGGTTTCTTTTACAAATGCCTGTGCTCTGCTTACAACAGGCTGATTATCAAATCCGAATGAAGTGTCCTGATATCCGCTGAGAACAGGCTTGCCCGTGGAGCTCATATGGCTGTCAGACGGCTCCCAGAAGCCCTTAATTCTTGTACTATGCCTGCCGAGGTGAATACGCAGCGCCACTTTCATGCCCAGGTCTGTGGCAGTTTTGATCTGTTGATCAAATTTGTCCCAAAGCGGCTTCTCATTAGGTGAAGTGTAATAAACTTTATCCCAGGGAATGGTAAGATAAACCGCATTCATTCCGTACGCATGCGCCGAACGGATCAGATCAAGCTCCGGTCCTTTTTCATCTTTGTCCAGGACATTGAGCAACATCAATGCCAGATAACGCTGATTGTCCGCTTCGGTTGGTGCCGGATTAGACTGGGCGTTAAGGGATTGGAAAGAAATGGTCCAAGCCAAAACCACAAAAAAAATTTTCGTGAGCAGTTTGGACCCGTACGTAGAATTATGCATGCTAATAGTTTTTATCAATTAATCTGATCCATTCGTTGTAGCCATTGTCAATGTTAAATTGGCTCGCCACTTCAATGCTTTTTTCACTGTCGGTAACCGTTTCACCACGCATAATCGAGCGGATTGCTTTTACCATTTGTTTTATACTAATATCCTGGGTTACAATGCCCATTCCTTCTTTTATAAACTCAGAAACACCGCCGGAAGGGAATGAAACAATAGGCTTGCCGAGCAGCGCAGCTTCAATCATCACCAAAGGAAAAGGGTCCTGGCGGGATGTCAGTAAAAACCCGTTTCCCATGTTAAGGTAATTATAATAATCTTCTTTTTGCTTTCCTACAAGGTGAATTTTGGTCGCGGATTTGGAATTTTTGCAACGTTGTTCTGTATAATAAACCAGCCCGTCGTCAATGCTCGCCCCAACCCATATCAAGTGAACGCGCGGATCGTTAAGTTCTTGTGCGAGATCGGGTAACATATCAAAACCTTTTCTTTCGGATGTCATTCCGGATAAAATCCAGACAAAATCGTCAGCGGGAATCCCTAGTGCGCGTTTTAACTCGGCTGTCCGCTTTTCATCTTTTTTTACGAGCGTGTGATCAATAAAGGAGTAAAGCAACTCCACATTCTTCCCGCCAGCATCTTTAATGGGCTCGCAGGTTGTTTGGGAGCAACCGAGAAGCAGGCTCGAATAATCGATAATGCTTTTGAAATCCGGTGAGCTCAAATAAGTGTAAGTCAACGGCATTTCGTGAAAATGCGTGATAACCGGAATAGAAAATTCCTTCGCTACCACGATCGTTTCCGGCATCATGGTGGTGTTTACATACCAAAAATCTGCTTTAAAATCCTTTGCGAGCTTCCTCAGATATTTCAATGTGGGATGAATTCCAAGGTGAAAAGATATTTTTTCCACCATGTTGAAAGTTTTGGGCGCTATATAAACCGGAATGTCCGAAGGGAATTCTTTTAACAATTCGCCATTGGCAAAACTTACGATTCCAATGTCAAACCGGCTTCGGTCAATTTTTTTTACGATATAAAGCAGCATCATTTCTGATCCTGTCCGGGTAGCATAAGGAGTAAAAAAGAGGATCTTTTTCTTAACGTTGTTCATGTACAGCTGTTAGCAGATCAATATTTTCTTCGGGCTTTATTTTGTAGAGCCCTTTTTTCAATAGGAGTGTTCGCCAAAAATATTTCAGGATTACCCTGGTTTTGCGAACATATATATGTTGTGTGCGCAATTCGATAAACGGGTCTCCGTGCTTGCGTAAGTTCAAAGCCATTTTCCAAATATAAACAACCGGGATCATCGAAATATAATGGACGATTAGCAGTAAATACTGGAACATTCCATATTGTTTCCTCACCCAGAGGAAGTTGGAAATCTGCATTTGCGTGCTGAAACGGTTGATCCAGGAAATATTCGTGCGGCGGAATGGGTTATTATTTTCCAGGTGAATGAATTTGCAGTCCTTGAAATAGCAAAGTTTTCCCAATTTCCCGAGCCGCCCCGACCATTCAACGTCCTCGCCATACATAAAGAAATCATCACTGAACCCGCCTGTTTTCTCAAATCCTTCCCTACGCACAAAAATAAAAGCGCCTACGAGCCAGTCGTGCTGGTCCGGATCGGCATATTGGGGATCGGGATAAAACTTCTTTATCACCTTATCTACGGCATTACTGATCGGAAGGATGAAGAATGTTCTTCTGAATTCATTAAAACTTTGGTAAAAGGGCATCGGGCTGCCATCAGCATAATATTGAAGTGCGCCGCAGGCGATAATGTCCGTTCGTACGTTCAGGCGTTCGAAGCAGCGGTAAATGACATTGTCAGTTATTAATGTATCCGCATTCAGCAGCAGGAAGTATTTTCCTTTCGCTACGGCCATTCCCCTGTTATTGGCAATCCCAAAACCTTCGTTCGAAGGGGAATCGATCCATTTAATTTCCGGATAGGACTTTCTTACGAGTTCCCCGCCACCGTTTCCGGGATCATTATCAACAACAATA
It includes:
- a CDS encoding putative Ig domain-containing protein, encoding MHNSTYGSKLLTKIFFVVLAWTISFQSLNAQSNPAPTEADNQRYLALMLLNVLDKDEKGPELDLIRSAHAYGMNAVYLTIPWDKVYYTSPNEKPLWDKFDQQIKTATDLGMKVALRIHLGRHSTRIKGFWEPSDSHMSSTGKPVLSGYQDTSFGFDNQPVVSRAQAFVKETVTRYKHLHTNKQLLFISITNTGTQEGEYPGGLIENGKESAAIYDYSRSMISGFREFLKTHYKKLQRLNYLWGVEHKSYEEVLPPATPWEPGETFRQRAGKDWYIYRHLILKRYTEQMISTVKSVDPNIKFVSDYGSVFDKPSSVRGTLGFRSLNEKSDGIKINDDLASDHRWSVDIIKSSSPPNFIAANELFINASVDNNAHLRQINENFAHGANVVAVVASVQNTMNRAEPFLRQAAQTWLGQAMKPIVYTDSVRYRLSAAVEKGGPINVIFDEWRKRAYADPANPKPVWIGLQEDILAPEYWNDAANYPPYVFRPVPMQIVAVNKDFAYKLPIDTFSDVDGTIAKMEVGALPGWLRFENGQLRGRPTTLGDYRIQVKGIDDEGGITEAFLTIRVDTRENANKPPIVDANFSNQTIALNKPFSLPIAEGAFEDVDGEVTKIEASELPNWLKFTNGVLTGTPTKLGEYRISLKAYDDLNAFVETYFTIKVVEPQFLNAPPYASSSLPVKYAQLNMPFNYILPSEIFGDPDGYISSISLQNRPSWLNFQLNVFSGTPTEEGDYRLIIRAYDNAGAYVEVPFILKVEIPQVRFELVQGGNKVDQRVIRKLDGDDVIPYNELPQLLNIFAYGNFEYDRVDFNMTGPYNKKSQTKTFPFALYENAGGFAPYIGRYTLTVTATKEDSVIVTNSIQFSISFGDSVNITKDLEDWRFFPNPVESVFNVKLPADLVANDITYELITVSGKRIHFPKEFVTVSDDLANIDLSKLNISSGMYFIRLNSNGALLKQFKIFKK
- a CDS encoding glycosyltransferase, with the protein product MNNVKKKILFFTPYATRTGSEMMLLYIVKKIDRSRFDIGIVSFANGELLKEFPSDIPVYIAPKTFNMVEKISFHLGIHPTLKYLRKLAKDFKADFWYVNTTMMPETIVVAKEFSIPVITHFHEMPLTYTYLSSPDFKSIIDYSSLLLGCSQTTCEPIKDAGGKNVELLYSFIDHTLVKKDEKRTAELKRALGIPADDFVWILSGMTSERKGFDMLPDLAQELNDPRVHLIWVGASIDDGLVYYTEQRCKNSKSATKIHLVGKQKEDYYNYLNMGNGFLLTSRQDPFPLVMIEAALLGKPIVSFPSGGVSEFIKEGMGIVTQDISIKQMVKAIRSIMRGETVTDSEKSIEVASQFNIDNGYNEWIRLIDKNY
- a CDS encoding glycosyltransferase family 2 protein encodes the protein MDVSIIIINYRTPQLIINCLDSIYRFTSGISFEVIVVDNDPGNGGGELVRKSYPEIKWIDSPSNEGFGIANNRGMAVAKGKYFLLLNADTLITDNVIYRCFERLNVRTDIIACGALQYYADGSPMPFYQSFNEFRRTFFILPISNAVDKVIKKFYPDPQYADPDQHDWLVGAFIFVRREGFEKTGGFSDDFFMYGEDVEWSGRLGKLGKLCYFKDCKFIHLENNNPFRRTNISWINRFSTQMQISNFLWVRKQYGMFQYLLLIVHYISMIPVVYIWKMALNLRKHGDPFIELRTQHIYVRKTRVILKYFWRTLLLKKGLYKIKPEENIDLLTAVHEQR